From the Thiomicrospira sp. XS5 genome, one window contains:
- a CDS encoding peptidylprolyl isomerase translates to MALATARHILVDTEEKALALKKQIEEGADFADVARDNSQCPSSRSGGDLGQFGPGMMVPEFDKVCFSAEVGSLEGPIKTQFGYHLVEVTDRTE, encoded by the coding sequence ATGGCATTAGCGACCGCGAGACACATTCTTGTCGATACCGAAGAGAAAGCGTTGGCGTTGAAAAAACAAATTGAAGAGGGTGCGGATTTCGCCGATGTGGCGCGTGATAATTCTCAGTGTCCATCCAGCCGTAGTGGCGGAGATTTGGGGCAATTCGGACCGGGCATGATGGTGCCGGAATTTGATAAGGTCTGTTTTTCGGCCGAGGTCGGTTCTTTGGAAGGGCCAATCAAGACCCAATTCGGTTATCACCTGGTGGAAGTGACGGACAGAACCGAATAA
- a CDS encoding hydroxymethylglutaryl-CoA reductase, whose translation MKNESSDKTAMHFAQVPMQSVGPFKLIGEVDTDDLMVPMATYESPLWPSVARGARVTHRAGGIRVTVIDERMTRSVLLEAPNAEVALRDYRALQQRQDDLQAVVSESSRFAKLLDTHVQIVGKLIYLRLEFHTGDASGHNMVTNAADRLIPWILQQYPELDYVSISANYCTDKKVSAVNGILGRGKNVVCETTIPRKLCQRFLKTTPEALVDLHIKKDLIGSIVSGGLRSANAHVANMLLGFYLATGQDAANIVEGSQAINHAEVTPDGDLYFSTSLPNLIVGTVGNGKGLDFVLDNLKQLGCNDETARPGQNARRLACIAGATALCGELSLLAAQTNPGELMAAHLKLERQADSD comes from the coding sequence ATGAAAAATGAATCATCCGACAAAACCGCCATGCACTTTGCACAGGTTCCCATGCAGTCGGTCGGCCCGTTCAAACTCATCGGCGAGGTGGACACCGACGACCTGATGGTGCCCATGGCGACGTATGAATCACCGCTCTGGCCCTCCGTGGCCCGTGGCGCCCGCGTGACCCATCGTGCCGGCGGCATTCGCGTCACCGTCATCGACGAGCGCATGACCCGCTCGGTCTTGCTGGAAGCGCCAAATGCCGAAGTCGCTCTGCGCGACTACCGCGCCCTGCAACAACGCCAGGACGACTTGCAAGCCGTGGTATCGGAATCCAGCCGCTTCGCGAAACTGCTGGACACTCATGTGCAAATTGTCGGCAAACTGATTTATTTACGCTTGGAATTCCATACTGGCGACGCCTCCGGCCATAACATGGTCACCAATGCCGCCGACCGTTTAATTCCTTGGATTCTGCAACAGTATCCGGAACTGGATTACGTTTCTATTTCGGCCAATTACTGCACGGACAAGAAAGTCTCCGCCGTCAACGGCATTCTGGGGCGCGGTAAAAACGTGGTGTGTGAAACCACCATCCCTCGCAAACTCTGTCAGCGTTTTCTGAAAACCACCCCCGAAGCGCTGGTGGATTTGCATATTAAAAAAGACCTGATCGGCAGCATCGTTTCCGGCGGCTTGCGCAGCGCCAACGCCCATGTGGCGAATATGCTGCTCGGCTTTTACCTCGCCACCGGCCAGGATGCCGCCAATATCGTCGAAGGTTCGCAAGCCATCAACCACGCCGAAGTCACGCCGGACGGCGATTTGTATTTTTCCACCAGTCTGCCGAACTTGATTGTCGGCACCGTCGGTAACGGCAAAGGCTTGGACTTCGTTTTGGACAACCTCAAGCAACTCGGCTGTAACGACGAAACCGCCAGGCCTGGTCAAAATGCCCGTCGCCTGGCCTGCATCGCCGGCGCCACCGCTTTATGCGGCGAGCTGTCCTTGCTGGCCGCGCAAACCAATCCCGGCGAATTAATGGCCGCGCATTTGAAACTCGAACGCCAAGCAGATTCCGATTAA